One segment of Polyodon spathula isolate WHYD16114869_AA chromosome 20, ASM1765450v1, whole genome shotgun sequence DNA contains the following:
- the LOC121295528 gene encoding transmembrane gamma-carboxyglutamic acid protein 3-like: MTETFLEAKDAKSLLKRLPRANSFLEEFRQGNIERECNEEICSYEEAREVFENQEMTMEFWKTYYTVSTNFDPQTERSDTMYMVVPLLGVALLIIIALFIIWRCQLQKTTRRRPAYSQNRYLTNRTSRSLPRILVHREPSHTTTELPHHEPSARAGAASSGHANRTLYVQDTSVSVASRLSSATPPPSYEEVIGHVESSSDENSAPYSDPPPKYEEIVRQK, from the exons ATGACTGAAA CTTTCCTAGAAGCGAAGGACGCCAAATCCCTCCTCAAGCGTCTGCCGAGGGCTAATAGTTTCCTGGAAGAGTTCCGTCAGGGCAACATTGAGCGCGAGTGCAACGAAGAGATCTGCAGCTATGAAGAGGCCAGGGAGGTCTTTGAGAACCAGGAGATGACG ATGGAATTCTGGAAAACCTACTACACAGTGAGCACCAACTTTGACCCGCAGACTGAGCGCTCTGACACCATGTACATGGTGGTGCCCCTGTTGGGCGTGGCCTTGCTCATCATCATCGCACTCTTCATCATCTGGAGGTGCCAGCTTCAGAAAACCACGCGCCGCCGTCCCGCTTACTCCCAGAACCGCTACCTCACCAACCGGACCTCCCGTAGCCTGCCCCGCATCCTGGTGCACCGGGAGCCCTCGCATACGACCACAGAACTGCCTCACCATGAGCCCAGCGCCAGGGCAGGGGCAGCTAGCAGCGGGCACGCCAACCGGACACTGTATGTTCAGGACACTTCTGTCTCTGTTGCCTCCCGGCTCTCCAGTGCCACACCACCCCCTTCTTATGAGGAAGTCATCGGACATGTGGAGAGCAGCAGTGACGAAAACAGTGCCCCCTATAGTGACCCTCCGCCTAAGTATGAGGAGATTGTAAGGCAGAAGTGA